The genomic segment ATACTGGCGCTTGGGCTTTGAATCCAATGAAATTACCCAGCAAATGCTTAAGAAAAACAGCTTGATGATTATCTAGTATTTTTAAATTAATAAGATGTATTTAAGTCCAGTCTTTCCAGAACTGATCTATAAACAAACTTGCAGTAGAAAAAAGTAATCTTATAAACTGATTTCTATTTTGAGTTAAAATGACTCAAGATAGAGAGTGAAAAGCTGGAAATAGTTCGGCAAAGAAAAGCGAATCCCGTTAAAATGTTCAACCTGAAATAGGTGATGAAGAAAAGATGATTGGGCATCAGCGTGACATACTGGCAACATTAGGAATCGATATCTGGATTCCCAAGGGCGACGTATGTCAGCAGCATCAGGTTTCGATCTGGCGTGATCAGGCCCCAGCAGAATTACATAGCGAAATCATCCTGCCACAACCGACTCAGATTGCTCCGGTAGAAAAAGCTCCTTTAATTGCGCCTGAGCCTGTTACAGTTGAAGCAAAAGCTGAAGTTAAAAGTGAAGTACCAGTAATTGTTGCATCAATTCAGGAACAGCGGGAAATTCTGCATATTCAGCCATTCAACTTGCAGGCTTTAAGCTTGGAACATTGCACGATTGTCATCGATGCCACAGAAATGACCGAGCAAACCCAGCATTTATGGAGCAATATCCAGCGTGCTCTGCAAAGTGAATTTTATGAACTGAACTGGCCATTTCCATGGATGAATCTACAAGATGGCCGGGGTGTTGAATCTTATATTCAGGGTTTTCTGGACATGATGAGCCTGGAAAAAAATATCATTTCCCTTGGCTCTATTCCGCATGTGACACATAATAAAATGATTCAACTGGCATCTTTACAGGAAATGCTGGATCAGCCCATACTTAAAAAACGCTTATGGCAGTTTATGCAAAACAGGCCAGAGAACTCAGAATAATATTGATGTGGAATAGGGACATATGAAACAAAAAGTGATTGTATTTAGCCAGATCGATCAGGATGTCCAGAAAAAACTCGAACAAAATTTTAATGTAGTAACTTTACAGCCGAAACTGGGCAATGTACATGAACAGTTGCTGGAACATGTGCGCGATGCCGATGGCATGATTGGGGCAGGCCGACTGCTCAATCGCGATAATCTGGCACCAGCAACCCGACTTAAAATCATTTCTAGTGTCAGTGTAGGGTATGACAACTATGAAGTTGATTATCTGAATGAAAAAAATATCTATCTGACCAATACTCCACATGTCTTGACTGAAACCACGGCAGATCTGGGATTCACACTGTTAATGGCAGCTGCACGCAAAGTGGCTTATCTGGATCACTGGACCAAACAGGGACAATGGCACCGCACGACACGTGAAGCACAGTTTGGTATGGATATTTTCGGAAAAACGCTAGGGATAATCGGGCTAGGGCATATTGGGGCAGCAGTTGCACGCCGTGGGTTTTACGGTTTCAATATGAATATCCTTTACCATAATCGCCATGAAAAACCGGAATTGGCTCAAGGGCTCAGTGCACAGTATTGTTCTCTGAAGGAGCTTTTGCAGCGCTCAGATTT from the Acinetobacter sp. YWS30-1 genome contains:
- a CDS encoding D-glycerate dehydrogenase → MKQKVIVFSQIDQDVQKKLEQNFNVVTLQPKLGNVHEQLLEHVRDADGMIGAGRLLNRDNLAPATRLKIISSVSVGYDNYEVDYLNEKNIYLTNTPHVLTETTADLGFTLLMAAARKVAYLDHWTKQGQWHRTTREAQFGMDIFGKTLGIIGLGHIGAAVARRGFYGFNMNILYHNRHEKPELAQGLSAQYCSLKELLQRSDFVVVTVDLNAESKALIGVEQLAQMQPHAVLVNISRGPVIDEQALIEALKANQIFAAGLDVYEKEPLKESELFELDNVITLPHVGSATVATRRKMAELAYQNLVDVLEGRVPRYVVNPQVIGSSK